GCCAGGGCGGCCGCGGCCGCCGGAGCCGCGTCCGGGGAGGGCGCAGCTTCCGTGGCGGGCGCGGGGGCCGTTGTCGTGGCAGGAGCCGCATCCGGGGCGGGCGCGGCCTCCGTGGTCGTGGTGGGCGCCGGGATCGGCGCCGACGGCGCCGGGGGGACGCTCTGCGGCGTCCGGGGCGGTATACCGTCCTGCCCGTGCCTTCGCTGCCGGCCGATCCACGACCGGATGTCGGACCAGAGCGCCATGTCCGCCCCTTCCCAGAACAGTGCGAGTCCGGTGGAACCACCGGGCGTAGCCGGAATCCGGCACTCCGGACTGTTACCCACCGCACACGACGGCAACCGACAGTGACGCCGATGGCCGATAGCAGCAGAACAGGGCGCACAACAGCGCATGCGCCGCGCGCCCGCCGGAGCTCGCCCGAGGTGGGCGGGCGCCGAGGCGGGCGCGCGGCGGGACGATCCGGTCGGGGTGGCGGGGACGGGGTCGGGGCCCCGCCGGGGTCAGACCTCGACGGTGCTCAGCATCCGCTCGTCGCGGTCGAGCACGCTCAGCCGGGCCGGCGGATCCTTCCGCAACCCCTTGAAGTGGTCGCGGACCCGGACGGCCGCCGAGGGCAGACCGGCCACCAGGGACTCCGGCAACGGTTCGTCGGCGAGCCAGTGGACGTAGAGCGTCCATTCGGGCGCCTGCTCCTCGGATCTCTGCTCCGCCGTCTCCACCGTCCCGGCCAGATGGCCCAGCAGGCCGATTATCGCCGTCATGTCCTCGCTCTCGATCCTCGTCGGGTTCGCCTCCACCAGCAGTCGGGTCATCGTCGTTCCTCTCATGGGGCTCCGGCCACCGGGAATCCGCCCGTGCGGCCGGTGGCCGGTGCACTCGCGGCCGGACGCTCAGGCCGCGAGCAGCCGGTCCAGCAGCGTCCGGTACTCGCGCATCGCGAGCCGCAACTCCTCGGTGGGGATGCCCTCCTCGCGCTCGGCCGTCCGCTCACCGCCGCGCAGCCTGCCGCACCGCTCGTCCAACGAGTCCGTGAACAGCTGGGCGGCCTTCGCGACCAGTGCGTCCGCCTGGGTCACGGCGTCGCGCGGATCGTCGACGAACCCCGTCTGCACGGAACGCCACTGCGCCCCGAGCAGCCGGATCTGCTCCTCGTCCAGCAGCCCGCCGGAGTCGACCGTCGACCGGTCACCCGTCGGGGCCGGGACGGCCGGTCGACGCGAACCCTGGTGAACCGGATCCTGGTGACCCGGCTCCTGGTGACCCGGCTCCTGGTGAACCGGCTCCTGGTGAACCGGATCCTGGTGACCCGGCGATCCGGCCCCGGAGGCGGCCGGCTTCTCGGGGGTCACCGATCCGGCCCCGGACCGCGCCGATCCGGTTGCGGACGGCGCCGACGTCGGGTCGGCGGAGGCCGATACCGACTCGGACGACTCCGGTCCGGCACCCTGTCGGGGGACCCGCAGCCCGGACGGCTTCCGGAACACGGCGGTGGGGCGCTCGGCGGCGGCGTCCGGCTGCCCGTCGGCACGCTCCGAGCGCTCCGAGCGCTCCGAGCGCTCCGAGCGCTCCGGCCCACTGTCGGGGTCCTGCTCCTGCTGCGGGTTCTCGGGGCCGGCGGGCGACGGTTCCACCCGGCCGTCCGGCCTGGTGGCGTTGCGGCTGCCGTCCCGGCGGGCGGGACCGTCCTGCGGCTTCGCGGCATCGTTGTCGATCATGGGGTCGTCTCCTCGGGTCTCGTCGGATCAGCCGGCAGAGGGGGTGGGATCGGTCGTGCGGGTGGCAGCGGCGTCGGTGGCCCGGCCCTCCCGGTTGTTCCCGGCCGGTACGGCCCGGCCGGCCGGGGGTTCGTCCCGCAGGACGGCCTGGGCCAGGGCCCTGATCGCCAGCAGGGCCGTCCGGAGCTCCTCGGTGCCCACCTGTACGGCCTGGGCCCGGTCCAGCGACCGGCGGGCGCTCCGGTAGGCGGGGGTCAGCTCGCCGTGCCGTACGGACAGCGCGTCGAGCCGCCCGTCGGCGGGGTAGCCGACCTCGTCGAGCAGGGACGTCAGCAGGCGGTCGGCCTCGGCCACCGCGCGGCCGGGGTCGTCGACGAACATCTCCTGGAGCGAGCCGAGTTCGGCCTCGGCCTTCTCTCGTTCGGCCGCGCTCGGCGCCCGCAGGCTCAGGTTCCGGACCTGCCGCAGACGCTGCGAAAGCTCGCGCTCGGTCTCGTCCACCTTGCCTCCGTGGCCGAGCAGCACGCGGTCGTACTCGGGCCCGAACCTCTCGCGAAGCCGACGCGTCCGCACTCTCGGTACGGCGACGGCGACCGCCGCCCCCACCACGAGCAGGCAGACGACCAGGATGGTCACCACGGTCATGTCCGTTCCCCTTTCGGTCACTTCCGGACGGTCACTTCCGGATCCGGTCCGGCCGGTGGAGCGTCTTGCCCCCGGCCGCGGTCCCAAACACCGGGCACGGCAGCGGTCCGCCGTCGTCGCCCCCGGTGGTCCGTCGGCCCTCGCCCCCGGCGTGCCCGGGCCCGGACCGGGCCGCCGGGCCCGCGGCCGCCCGGCGCGCATGCCGCGAACAGGGCCGGGTAGGCGCCGCCCGACGAGTTCACCGGCGGCATCCGCCGGTGCCGAGCGGTATGCGATCCAAGAGGTGGTTTCCATGGGTATCGGTGGCTGCGTCATCGTCTTCGCGATCGGCGCCATTTTGACCTTCGGCGTCGACTGGCACCTGTCCGGAGTGAACGTGCAGGTGGTGGGGGTGGTGCTGATGGCGGCGGGCCTGCTGGGCCTGTGCACCTATGTGGCGGTCTTCCGCCGCCGCCGCGTCGTGGGCGGCCGGGGCGCCACCGAGACGGTCGTGGAGGACCGCCGCTACTACGACGCGTAGGCACCGCCGCACGCCGCCCCGAACAGCGGCCCATCCGGACGGGCATCGGCGACGAACCCCTCACGGAGGATGCCATGACCACGCTGACAACCCTGGCGAACCGCCCTTGCCGGGCCGAGTCCGACCTCTGGCGACTGCCCCCGGACCGCACCGCCGCGCGCGCCCTGCGCGCCCGCGTGCTGAGCCAGTTGGACGCCTGGCACCTGGCCCCGCTGGCACCGGATCTCGCCCTGATGGCGAGCGAACTGGCCGGCAACGCCGTCCGCTACGGCCGGCCGCCGATCTGGGCGAACATGCACGTCCTGACCGACTCCGCCCACCGGGAGTTCGTACGGCTCGTGGTCGCGGACTTCGGCCCCGGGTTCACCCGGACCGAGATCGTCAGGTCCTGGGGGCTGGACGACGCCCTCGGCAGCGTCCACGGGCGGGGACTGCTGCTCGTCGACACCCTGGCCGACCGATGGGGCACCGAACTCCGGGCGCCGCTGAGCCTCACCTGGGTGGAGCTCTCCACCCTGGACTGACACCGCTCCACCCCGACGCCCGTGACGCATCCCGCGTCGCGGGCGTCCTGTCGTGCCCGCGTCGCGGGCGTCCTGTCGTGCCCGACGGCCGAGTGATCGGAGCACCAACTGACCGGTCATCAATTCTGTTTGTGGACGTAGTGATTGCTGAAGACGTCGATCCTGGGCAGAAGGCAGGTGGATGGGTGGAGCACCCGGCTCCGCCCCGAGCTCAGAGGACACACGATGGCACTCCCCCGGATCGGCCTGACCTCCCGCAGACGCGGTCTGCCCGACGAGCCCGCGCCGTCCGACGGCCCGGATTCCCGGCGGGACGACCCACCGGCGGCCGCACGACCGGCCCGCCGACTGCCCTGGTACCTGAGTCTGCCCATCACGCTGGCGGTCATCGTCGCGCTCTTCCTGGCCGCGGGCCGCTTCAACCTGCTGCCGGGCCTGCCGAACCCGTTCGCCGAACGCCAGGTGGACCGGAGTCAGCCGGCCCTGCTCAAGTCCATCCAGGACATGAGCCGCTACACCGGCGCCACCGGCAACTTCCAGATCGTGCTGGATCTCGACAACGACGCGAAGTTCCTGCCGTCCCAGATCCTGGGCAAGCGCACGCTCTACGTGGCCGCCGGCACCGTCGGCGCCTACACCGATCTCGGCGGCGTGAAGTCCGGGGCGGTGAGCGTCTCGGACGACCGCCGCTCGGTGACCCTCAAGCTGCCGCACGCGCAGCTCGCCGAGACCGCGCTCGACGTCAAGCGGTCCTACATCTACTCGCAGCAGCGCGGGCTGTTCGACCGGCTCGGCGACTTCTTCTCCGGTAACCCCGGCAACCAGCAGCAGCTGGAGGTCTTGGCCACCGAACGGATACAGACCGCGGCGAAGGACACCGCGCTCGCCACGACCGCCGAGACCAACACCAGGACGATGTTCCAGGGTCTGCTGACTTCGCTCGGATTCACCT
The sequence above is drawn from the Kitasatospora sp. NBC_00315 genome and encodes:
- a CDS encoding ATP-binding protein → MTTLTTLANRPCRAESDLWRLPPDRTAARALRARVLSQLDAWHLAPLAPDLALMASELAGNAVRYGRPPIWANMHVLTDSAHREFVRLVVADFGPGFTRTEIVRSWGLDDALGSVHGRGLLLVDTLADRWGTELRAPLSLTWVELSTLD
- a CDS encoding DUF4230 domain-containing protein, whose protein sequence is MALPRIGLTSRRRGLPDEPAPSDGPDSRRDDPPAAARPARRLPWYLSLPITLAVIVALFLAAGRFNLLPGLPNPFAERQVDRSQPALLKSIQDMSRYTGATGNFQIVLDLDNDAKFLPSQILGKRTLYVAAGTVGAYTDLGGVKSGAVSVSDDRRSVTLKLPHAQLAETALDVKRSYIYSQQRGLFDRLGDFFSGNPGNQQQLEVLATERIQTAAKDTALATTAETNTRTMFQGLLTSLGFTSVTVTFGD